A part of Candidatus Chlamydia corallus genomic DNA contains:
- the infB gene encoding translation initiation factor IF-2: MEKVKLTKNLKLKIKNAQLTKAAGLDKLKQKLAQAGSSEAKSSSEKSFAKEKAVKVAAPATSNATANTELASSEPTSRRIRAKNRSSFSPEEESSAHIPLDTSESPSVSIADPEPQSEVVNELYEEVPEMDQITETPPAQPITPKPISQEQELEPKVVKPAEPKSVVMIKSKFGPTGKHINHLLAKTFKAPSKEEKVVAGSKSVKPVAADKTAKPGTSETNEQNNREKQFNPTNRSPSSAPKRDIGKKNLTDFRDRSKKSDESLKAFTGRDRYGLNEGGEEDRWRKKRVYKQKKHYDEASIQRPTHIKIPLPITVKDLAAEMKLKASEVIQKLFIHGMTYVVNDVLDSETTVQFIGLEFGCTIDIDYSEQDKLCLSYDTIKEEIQSTDPSKLIIRSPIVAFMGHVDHGKTTLIDSLRKSNVAATEAGAITQHMGAFCCSTPVGNITILDTPGHEAFSAMRARGAEVCDIVVLVVAGDEGIKEQTLEAIEHAKAANIAIVVAINKSDKPNFNAETIYRQLSEINLLPEAWGGTTVTVNTSAKTGEGLSELLEMLALQAEVLELKADPSARARGLVIESELHKGLGPVATVLIQNGSLRLGEALVFNDCYGKVKTMHNEHNQLMQEAGPSIPVLITGLSDIPKAGDPFFVVKNDKTARDIIEARSAGQQRFALQQKKRPNFDSMLQNKKTLKLMIKADVQGSIEALVSSISKIKSEKVDVEILTNSVGEISESDIRLAAASKAVILGFHTGIESHAEPLIKSLGVRVELFSIIYHAIDKIKEIMTSLLDPIAEEKDEGSAEIKEIFRSSQVGAIYGCIVSEGTMTRNHKVRVLRNKEVLWKGTLSSLKRVKEDVKEVRKGLECGILLEGYQQAQIGDVLQCYEIIYHPQKL; encoded by the coding sequence ATGGAGAAAGTAAAGTTGACGAAAAACCTGAAATTGAAGATTAAGAATGCTCAATTAACAAAAGCGGCTGGTCTGGACAAGCTAAAACAAAAACTTGCCCAAGCAGGATCTTCTGAAGCTAAATCTTCTTCAGAAAAATCTTTTGCGAAAGAAAAAGCTGTAAAAGTAGCTGCTCCTGCAACTTCTAATGCTACCGCAAATACAGAGCTAGCTTCATCCGAGCCTACTTCACGTCGCATTCGTGCTAAAAATCGCTCATCGTTCTCACCTGAAGAAGAGTCTTCTGCGCATATTCCGTTGGATACATCTGAATCTCCTTCTGTCTCGATAGCAGATCCTGAGCCCCAGTCAGAAGTAGTTAACGAACTTTATGAGGAAGTTCCTGAAATGGACCAAATTACTGAAACTCCTCCTGCTCAACCCATAACCCCAAAACCAATATCTCAAGAACAAGAACTAGAACCTAAAGTTGTGAAGCCTGCTGAGCCTAAAAGCGTTGTGATGATTAAATCTAAGTTCGGGCCTACAGGAAAGCATATCAATCATCTCCTTGCAAAAACGTTCAAAGCTCCTAGTAAGGAAGAGAAAGTAGTAGCTGGATCAAAAAGCGTTAAGCCAGTCGCTGCAGATAAAACAGCGAAACCTGGGACGTCTGAAACTAACGAACAGAATAATCGAGAAAAACAATTTAATCCAACAAACCGTAGTCCGTCCTCTGCTCCAAAAAGAGATATCGGGAAAAAAAATCTTACTGACTTTCGTGATCGTTCTAAGAAATCTGATGAAAGTTTAAAAGCTTTTACAGGAAGAGATCGTTATGGATTAAATGAGGGTGGAGAAGAAGACAGATGGCGTAAAAAACGTGTTTATAAGCAAAAAAAACACTATGATGAAGCTTCAATTCAGCGTCCTACGCATATCAAAATCCCCCTACCAATTACTGTAAAAGATCTAGCAGCTGAGATGAAACTCAAGGCTTCAGAAGTCATTCAAAAGTTATTTATCCATGGTATGACTTACGTAGTCAATGATGTTCTAGATAGTGAAACCACGGTACAATTTATTGGTTTAGAGTTTGGATGTACGATTGATATTGACTATTCTGAACAAGATAAGTTGTGCTTGAGCTATGACACAATAAAAGAAGAAATTCAATCCACAGATCCTAGTAAGCTTATTATTCGCTCCCCTATTGTTGCCTTTATGGGTCACGTCGACCATGGGAAGACCACACTAATTGACTCCTTAAGAAAAAGTAATGTTGCAGCAACAGAAGCTGGAGCCATTACCCAGCATATGGGAGCCTTTTGTTGTTCAACCCCCGTTGGCAATATAACAATTTTAGATACTCCTGGTCATGAAGCCTTCTCAGCCATGCGAGCTCGGGGAGCTGAAGTTTGCGATATTGTTGTTCTTGTAGTCGCTGGAGACGAAGGAATTAAAGAACAGACTTTAGAGGCTATTGAACATGCAAAAGCTGCCAATATTGCTATTGTTGTAGCTATCAATAAGAGTGATAAACCTAATTTTAATGCAGAAACCATTTACAGACAGCTTTCTGAAATCAACCTGTTACCCGAAGCCTGGGGAGGTACGACTGTTACAGTAAATACCTCAGCAAAAACAGGTGAAGGCCTTTCAGAACTTTTAGAGATGTTAGCCTTACAAGCTGAAGTCTTGGAGTTAAAAGCCGATCCTTCAGCACGTGCTCGAGGACTTGTTATTGAATCAGAATTACACAAAGGGCTCGGACCAGTTGCAACTGTTTTAATTCAAAACGGAAGCTTAAGACTGGGAGAGGCTCTAGTATTTAATGATTGTTACGGCAAAGTAAAAACTATGCATAACGAGCATAACCAATTGATGCAAGAAGCTGGGCCATCTATTCCTGTTTTGATCACAGGTTTATCGGATATTCCTAAAGCTGGTGATCCTTTCTTTGTCGTTAAAAACGATAAAACTGCTAGAGATATTATTGAAGCTAGATCTGCTGGCCAACAGCGTTTTGCTTTACAGCAGAAGAAGCGACCTAATTTTGATTCTATGTTACAGAATAAAAAGACTCTCAAGCTGATGATTAAAGCTGATGTCCAAGGATCCATAGAAGCTTTGGTCAGTTCAATATCCAAGATTAAATCCGAAAAAGTAGATGTTGAAATTTTAACCAACAGCGTAGGAGAAATTTCAGAATCAGATATTCGTTTAGCTGCTGCTTCTAAAGCAGTCATTCTTGGTTTCCATACAGGAATAGAAAGTCATGCCGAGCCTTTAATTAAAAGCTTAGGAGTACGAGTGGAGCTCTTTAGCATTATTTATCACGCTATCGATAAAATTAAAGAAATAATGACCTCTCTACTAGATCCTATTGCTGAAGAAAAAGACGAAGGTTCTGCAGAAATTAAAGAAATCTTTAGGTCCTCACAAGTAGGAGCTATTTACGGTTGCATAGTTAGTGAAGGAACCATGACTCGTAATCATAAGGTTCGTGTCTTACGTAATAAAGAGGTTCTTTGGAAAGGCACGCTCTCTTCATTAAAACGTGTTAAAGAAGATGTCAAAGAGGTTCGAAAAGGTTTAGAGTGCGGGATTTTGTTAGAAGGGTACCAACAAGCTCAGATAGGTGATGTCCTACAATGTTATGAAATCATCTATCACCCACAAAAATTATAA
- the nusA gene encoding transcription termination factor NusA: MNKNLVAIFDYMEKEKGIQRSTIIGAIESALKIAAKKTLRDDANISVNINSRTGDIEVFCEKEIVEICQNPSKEIPLDKAREYDPDCQIGQYMDVPFVSDNFGRIAAHAARQIIGQKLRHAERDVIYEEYRHRVNEILSGVVKRFAKGSNLIIDLGKVEAILPTRFYPKTEKHKIGDKIYALLYEVQESENGGAEVILSRSHAEFVKQLFIQEVPELEEGSVEIVKIAREAGYRTKLAVKSLDPKTDPVGAFVGMRGSRVKNIIRELNDEKIDIVNYSPISTELLQNLLYPIEIQKIAILEDDKVIAIVVNDADYATVIGKRGINARLISQILDYELEVQRMSEYNKLLEIQRLQLAEFDSPHLDQPLEMEGISKLVIQNLEHAGYDTIRRVLLASANDLASVPGISLELAYKILEQVSKYGESKVDEKPEIED; encoded by the coding sequence ATGAATAAAAATCTTGTAGCTATTTTTGACTACATGGAAAAAGAAAAAGGCATTCAGCGTTCTACAATTATAGGAGCTATCGAATCTGCTTTAAAAATTGCTGCTAAAAAAACCTTAAGAGATGATGCCAATATATCTGTAAATATTAATTCTCGCACTGGAGATATTGAAGTCTTTTGTGAAAAGGAAATAGTAGAAATCTGTCAGAATCCTAGCAAAGAAATTCCTCTTGATAAAGCCAGAGAATACGATCCCGACTGCCAAATTGGTCAGTATATGGATGTTCCTTTTGTTTCTGATAATTTTGGGAGGATAGCTGCTCACGCAGCCCGACAAATTATTGGTCAAAAACTAAGACATGCAGAAAGAGACGTGATTTATGAAGAGTACCGTCATCGAGTAAATGAAATTTTATCTGGTGTTGTTAAGCGTTTTGCTAAGGGTTCTAATTTAATTATTGATCTAGGGAAAGTTGAAGCCATTCTTCCTACGCGATTTTATCCTAAAACAGAAAAGCACAAGATTGGAGATAAAATTTACGCTCTACTCTACGAAGTTCAAGAGTCTGAAAATGGCGGAGCTGAAGTTATTCTTAGTCGTAGTCACGCAGAATTTGTTAAACAATTATTCATTCAAGAAGTTCCAGAATTAGAGGAAGGCTCTGTCGAAATTGTTAAAATAGCCCGTGAAGCAGGATACCGAACCAAACTAGCTGTAAAATCTTTGGATCCTAAAACTGATCCTGTTGGAGCTTTTGTAGGTATGCGAGGTTCTCGAGTAAAAAATATCATTCGAGAATTGAACGACGAGAAAATTGATATTGTCAATTACTCACCTATATCTACAGAGTTATTACAGAATCTTCTTTATCCCATAGAAATTCAAAAGATTGCTATTTTAGAAGACGATAAAGTGATTGCAATTGTAGTTAATGATGCTGACTACGCCACTGTTATTGGTAAACGAGGAATTAATGCTCGTTTAATTAGCCAGATTCTAGACTATGAACTCGAAGTACAACGTATGAGTGAGTATAATAAGCTATTAGAAATTCAACGCCTCCAACTAGCAGAATTCGATAGTCCACACCTAGATCAACCTTTAGAAATGGAAGGGATTAGCAAGCTAGTCATCCAAAATTTAGAACATGCTGGATACGACACAATTAGAAGAGTATTATTAGCAAGTGCTAATGATCTGGCATCTGTTCCTGGGATCAGTTTAGAGCTTGCTTATAAGATCCTTGAGCAAGTCAGCAAATATGGAGAAAGTAAAGTTGACGAAAAACCTGAAATTGAAGATTAA
- the rpsA gene encoding 30S ribosomal protein S1, whose amino-acid sequence MPKQAEYTWGSKKILDNIECLTEDVAEFKDLLYTAHRITSSEEESDNEIQPGAILKGTVVDINKDFVVVDVGLKSEGVIPMSEFTDSSEGLALGAEVEVYLDQAEDEEGKVVLSREKATRQRQWEYILAHCEEGSIVKGQITRKVKGGLIVDIGMEAFLPGSQIDNKKIKNLDDYVGKVCEFKILKINIERRNVVVSRRELLEAERISKKAELIEQISIGEYRKGVVKNITDFGVFLDLDGIDGLLHITDMTWKRIRHPSEMVELNQELEVIILSVDKEKGRVALGLKQKEHNPWEDIEKKYPPGKRVLGKIVKLLPYGAFIEIEEGIEGLIHVSEMSWVKNIVDPSEVVNKGDEVEAIVLSIQKDEGKISLGLKQTEHNPWDNIEEKYPIGLHVNAEIKNLTNYGAFVELEPGIEGLIHISDMSWIKKVSHPSELFKKGSSVEAVILSVDKESKKITLGVKQLSSNPWNEIEAMFPAGTVISGVVTKITAFGAFVELQNGIEGLIHVSELSEKPFAKIEDIISIGETVSAKVIKLDPDHKKVSLSVKEYLADNAYDQDSGTELNFENSQTPKERKKKGK is encoded by the coding sequence ATGCCAAAACAAGCTGAATATACTTGGGGATCAAAAAAAATTCTGGACAATATAGAATGCCTCACAGAAGACGTTGCCGAATTTAAAGATTTGCTTTATACGGCACACAGAATTACTTCGAGCGAAGAAGAATCTGATAATGAAATACAGCCTGGCGCTATCCTAAAAGGTACCGTAGTTGATATTAATAAAGATTTTGTTGTAGTTGATGTTGGGCTTAAGTCTGAGGGAGTCATTCCTATGTCAGAGTTTACAGACTCTTCAGAGGGTTTAGCACTTGGGGCTGAGGTAGAAGTCTATTTAGACCAAGCTGAAGACGAAGAGGGCAAAGTTGTCCTTTCCAGAGAAAAAGCTACTCGACAACGTCAATGGGAATATATCCTCGCCCATTGTGAAGAAGGTTCTATCGTCAAAGGTCAAATTACACGCAAAGTCAAAGGCGGTCTTATTGTCGATATTGGAATGGAAGCTTTCCTACCTGGCTCACAAATTGACAATAAGAAAATCAAGAACTTGGATGACTATGTTGGAAAAGTTTGTGAATTCAAAATTTTAAAAATTAACATTGAACGTCGCAATGTTGTTGTCTCAAGAAGAGAACTACTAGAAGCTGAAAGAATTTCTAAAAAAGCCGAACTTATTGAACAAATTTCTATTGGAGAATACCGCAAAGGAGTTGTTAAAAATATTACTGACTTTGGTGTATTCCTAGATCTCGACGGTATTGATGGTCTTCTTCATATTACTGATATGACTTGGAAGCGCATACGCCATCCTTCTGAAATGGTCGAATTGAATCAAGAGTTAGAAGTTATTATTTTAAGTGTAGATAAAGAAAAAGGACGTGTCGCTCTGGGCCTAAAACAAAAAGAGCATAATCCTTGGGAAGATATTGAGAAGAAATATCCTCCTGGTAAACGTGTACTTGGTAAAATTGTAAAACTTCTCCCCTATGGAGCTTTCATAGAAATTGAAGAAGGCATTGAGGGTCTAATTCACGTTTCTGAAATGTCTTGGGTAAAAAATATTGTAGATCCTAGTGAAGTAGTGAACAAAGGTGACGAAGTTGAAGCTATTGTTCTCTCGATCCAGAAGGATGAAGGGAAAATTTCTCTGGGATTAAAACAAACAGAACACAATCCTTGGGACAATATCGAAGAAAAGTATCCTATAGGTCTTCATGTAAATGCTGAAATCAAGAACCTAACAAATTACGGTGCTTTTGTTGAATTAGAACCAGGAATCGAAGGCTTAATTCATATTTCTGACATGAGCTGGATTAAAAAAGTCTCCCACCCTTCAGAGTTATTCAAAAAAGGAAGTTCTGTAGAGGCGGTTATTCTATCAGTAGACAAAGAAAGTAAAAAAATCACTTTGGGAGTCAAACAATTAAGTTCAAATCCTTGGAATGAAATTGAAGCTATGTTCCCTGCTGGCACAGTAATTTCAGGAGTTGTTACTAAAATTACTGCCTTTGGGGCCTTTGTTGAACTACAAAACGGGATTGAAGGTTTGATTCATGTTTCAGAACTTTCTGAAAAGCCCTTTGCAAAAATTGAAGATATTATCTCCATTGGGGAAACTGTTTCTGCAAAAGTAATTAAGCTTGATCCAGATCATAAAAAGGTTTCTCTTTCTGTAAAAGAATACTTAGCTGACAATGCCTATGATCAAGACTCTGGGACAGAATTAAATTTTGAAAATTCTCAAACCCCTAAAGAAAGAAAGAAAAAAGGAAAATAG
- the trxB gene encoding thioredoxin-disulfide reductase — translation MVHSRLVIIGSGPSGYTAAIYASRALLDPLLFEGFLSGISGGQLMTTTEVENFPGFPEGILGPKLMDNMKEQAVRFGTKTLAQDILSVDFSVRPFILRSKEGTYSCDACIIATGASAKRLEIPGAGDNEFWQKGVTACAVCDGAAPIFKNKDLYVIGGGDSALEEAIYLTRYGRHVYVVHRRDKLRASKTMEAKARKNEKITFLWNSEIIKISGESIVSAVDIKNTLTQEVVTREAGGVFFAIGHTPNTSFLGGQLTLDESGYIVTEKGTSKTSVLGVFAAGDVQDKYYRQAVTSAGSGCIAALDAERFLG, via the coding sequence ATGGTTCATTCTCGGTTAGTTATTATTGGTTCAGGTCCATCTGGATATACAGCGGCAATTTATGCATCAAGGGCGCTTTTGGATCCTCTTTTATTTGAAGGGTTTCTCTCTGGGATTTCTGGTGGACAGCTTATGACTACAACAGAGGTTGAGAATTTTCCAGGGTTTCCTGAAGGCATTCTTGGACCAAAACTTATGGACAATATGAAGGAGCAAGCTGTGCGGTTTGGGACTAAAACACTAGCTCAAGACATACTTTCTGTAGATTTTTCTGTTCGTCCTTTTATTTTGAGATCAAAAGAAGGAACTTATTCTTGTGATGCCTGTATTATAGCTACAGGAGCTTCTGCTAAACGTTTAGAAATTCCTGGAGCAGGAGACAACGAGTTTTGGCAAAAAGGAGTGACTGCTTGCGCTGTTTGTGATGGGGCTGCTCCTATTTTTAAAAATAAAGATCTTTATGTGATTGGGGGAGGGGATTCGGCTTTAGAGGAAGCTATTTACCTGACTCGCTATGGAAGGCATGTATATGTAGTGCATCGTAGGGACAAACTGCGAGCCTCTAAAACCATGGAAGCTAAGGCTAGAAAAAATGAAAAAATTACATTTCTATGGAATAGTGAGATTATAAAAATTTCGGGAGAGAGTATTGTTTCTGCTGTAGATATTAAAAATACTCTTACTCAAGAAGTTGTAACTAGAGAAGCTGGTGGAGTTTTTTTTGCCATAGGCCATACGCCAAATACTAGTTTTCTTGGAGGGCAGCTGACACTCGATGAGTCTGGCTACATTGTAACTGAGAAGGGAACATCTAAAACTTCTGTTCTTGGAGTGTTTGCTGCGGGAGATGTTCAGGATAAATACTATCGTCAGGCGGTTACTTCTGCTGGAAGTGGTTGTATAGCAGCACTAGACGCAGAAAGATTTCTAGGTTAA
- the acpS gene encoding holo-ACP synthase has product MEIIHIGTDIIEISRIRKAIAIHGKRLLDRIFTAREQEYCLEKTDPIPSFAGRFAGKEAVAKALGTGIGSIVAWKDIEIFKISQRPDVFLPTHVYTKIGISKVILSISHSKDYATATAIALT; this is encoded by the coding sequence ATGGAAATCATTCATATAGGAACCGATATTATTGAAATTAGTCGCATTCGCAAAGCAATTGCAATTCATGGCAAACGACTACTCGATAGAATCTTTACAGCAAGAGAACAGGAATATTGTTTAGAAAAGACCGATCCAATTCCCTCATTTGCAGGACGCTTTGCTGGGAAAGAAGCTGTAGCAAAAGCTTTAGGAACTGGCATAGGGAGTATTGTTGCCTGGAAAGACATCGAGATCTTTAAAATATCTCAAAGACCTGACGTTTTCCTTCCTACCCACGTATATACAAAAATTGGAATTTCTAAAGTTATCCTTTCTATAAGCCATTCCAAAGATTATGCCACAGCAACTGCTATCGCATTAACCTAG